The proteins below come from a single Cervus elaphus chromosome 4, mCerEla1.1, whole genome shotgun sequence genomic window:
- the LOC122692421 gene encoding mediator of RNA polymerase II transcription subunit 4-like: MAAAASGKTEERPGGGLGAAGGNSTRERLLSALEDLEVWSRELVEMLAISRNQKLLQSGEENQVLELLIHRDGEFQELMKLALNQGKAHHEMQVLEKEVEKRDSDIQQLQKQLKEAEQILATAVYQAIEKLKSIEKARKGAISSEEMIKYAHRISASNAVCAPLTWVPGDPRRPYPTDLEMRSGLLGQMNNPSTNGVNGHLPGDALAAGRLPDVLAPQYPRQSNDMAINRLPPNHSHDFLLEPPGHNKENEADVEVMSTDSSSSTSDSD; encoded by the coding sequence ATGGCGGCGGCAGCGAGTGGCAAGACGGAGGAGCGGCCGGGCGGCGGCTTAGGAGCTGCCGGCGGTAACAGCACGCGAGAGCGGCTGCTGTCAGCGCTGGAAGATCTGGAGGTCTGGTCGAGAGAACTTGTAGAAATGCTGGCAATTTCAAGAAACCAAAAGTTGCTACAGTCTGGAGAGGAGAACCAGGTCCTGGAGTTGTTAATTCACAGAGATGGGGAATTTCAGGAACTAATGAAATTGGCACTTAATCAGGGAAAAGCCCATCATGAAATGcaagttttagaaaaagaagtagaaaagagAGACAGTGATATTCAGCAACTACAAAAACAGCTAAAGGAAGCAGAACAGATACTGGCAACAGCTGTTTACCAAGCAATAGAAAAACTCAAgtcaatagaaaaagcaagaaaaggtgcTATTTCCTCTGAAGAAATGATTAAGTATGCACATAGGATTAGTGCAAGTAATGCTGTGTGTGCCCCACTGACCTGGGTCCCAGGGGACCCACGGAGACCATACCCAACTGATTTGGAGATGAGAAGTGGATTACTGGGTCAGATGAACAATCCTTCCACTAATGGAGTAAATGGTCATCTCCCAGGGGATGCACTTGCAGCGGGCAGACTGCCAGATGTCCTTGCTCCACAGTATCCCAGGCAGTCAAACGACATGGCGATAAATAGGTTGCCACCAAACCACAGTCATGACTTTCTGTTGGAACCTCCAGGGCACAACAAAGAAAACGAGGCCGATGTAGAGGTTATGTCAACGGACTCCTCAAGCAGCACCAGTGACTCTGATTAG
- the LOC122692416 gene encoding zinc finger protein 93-like: MDREAWHATVHGGLLTFQDVTIDFTQEEWECLDLGQRELYRDVMLENYGNLACLGLVVSKPDLVTFLEQMKDPWDVRRMETAQIHTGERPYKCTACGKAFKEISTLTQHQRIHTGERPYKCTACGKAFKQSSALTEHQRIHTGERPYKCASCGKAFKQSSALTKHQRIHTGERPYKCTACGKAFKRSSTLTQHQRIHTGERLYKCTACGKAFKRSSTLTQHQRIHTGERPYKCTACGKAFKRSSALTEHHRIHTGERPYKCTECGKAFLLYSLLTRHQRIHTGERPYKCTACGKAFLLYSLLTRHQRIHTGERPYKCTACGKAFNRYYFLTRHQRIHTGERPYECTACGKAFKQSSDLTQHQRIHTGERPYKCTECGKAFIRYSFLTRHQRIHTGERPYKCTACGKAFKEISTLTEHQRIHTGERPYKCTACGKAFKQSSTLTKHQRIHTRERPSKCTDCGKAFINYSLLTQHQRIHTGERPYKCTACGKAFSQSSGLSRHQRVHAAEKF, translated from the exons atggacagagaagcctggcatgctacagtccatggg GGGCTgctgacattccaggatgtgaccatagatttcactcaagaggagtgggaatgcctggacctcggtcagcggGAATTGTACAGGGACGTGATGTTAGAGAACTACGGGAATCTGGCCTGCTTGG gtcttgtggtctctAAGCCAGACCTGGTCACatttctggagcaaatgaaggatCCCTGGGATGTAAGGAGAATGGAGACAGCC caaattcatactggggagagaccttataaatgtacagcatgtggcaaggcttttaaggagatttcaactttaactcaacatcagcgaatccatactggggagagaccttataaatgtacagcatgtggcaaggcttttaagcaaaGTTCAGCTTTAActgaacatcagcgaatccatactggggagagaccttataaatgtgcATCATGTGGTAAGGCTTTTAAGCAAAGTTCAGCTTTAActaaacatcagcgaatccatactggggagagaccttataaatgtacagcatgtggcaaggcttttaagcggagttcaactttaactcaacatcagagaatccatactggggagagactatataaatgtacagcatgtggcaaggcttttaagcggagttcaactttaactcaacatcagcgaatccatactggggagagaccttataaatgtacagcatgtggcaaggcttttaagcggAGTTCAGCTTTAACTGAACATCaccgaatccatactggggagagaccttataaatgtacagaatgtggcaaagcctttctCCTTTATTCACTTCTTACTCGACAtcaacgaatccatactggggagagaccttataaatgtacagcatgtggcaaagcctttctcctttattcacttcttactcgacatcagcgaatccatactggggagagaccttataaatgtacagcatgtggcaaagcTTTTAACCGTTATTATTTTCTTACTCGACATCAGCGAAtacatactggggagagaccttatgaATGTACAGCATGcggcaaggcttttaagcagagttcagatttaactcaacatcagcgaatccatacgggagaaagaccttataaatgtacagaatgtggcaaagcctttatccgTTATTCTTTTCTCACTCGACAtcaacgaatccatactggggagagaccttataaatgtacagcatgtggcaaggcttttaaggaGATTTCAACTTTAActgaacatcagcgaatccatactggggagaggccttataaatgtacagcatgtggcaaggcttttaagcaaaGTTCAACTTTAActaaacatcagcgaatccatactagGGAGAGACCTTCTAAATGTACAgactgtggcaaagcctttatcaaTTATTCACTtcttactcaacatcagcgaatccatactggggagagaccttataaatgtacagcatgtggcaaagccttttcccagagttcaggtctttctcgacatcagagagttcatgctgcagagaaattttag